The following proteins come from a genomic window of Candidatus Neomarinimicrobiota bacterium:
- a CDS encoding Eco57I restriction-modification methylase domain-containing protein, with protein sequence MQEIVEKLAQEFSLGNLEDFLRSKNPDFMIYSPPERLYGYEEDAFEEIYKIGELKLKDAKNLWVFAIKTAGELTERSSKKRQYEFAKRIIKDSFINAGIFVFYDDARNFRFSLVYSVSQGTKSKFSYYKRYTYYVSPELTNKTFKQALRDADFSSLDRIIEAFSVEKVTEEFFDAYKYALKEVIIKSLSKYDALYEKKHSFAQQLLSRILFIYFLQRKKWFKWKNYVQDKNYIRNLWFKYKDWKESTRSEDVFYSRWLSSLFFGAFNRKSHLIYGGLPEEIKESFNLMPFLNGGLFSRTELDELGFDLPDNVFEWFFEPDDKDKRKGFLEIFNFTIDESSPIDVEVAVDPEMLGRVYESLIAEEERGNAGIFYTPRVEIDFMCRLSLVNYLASEESISKEKIIDFVFEPHNKNIELPSEELRIIKDKLDRVKIVDPAVGSASFLVGMLNILVELHSELTERLTDIGENLFALKERIILENLYGVDVKDWAVMVGELRLWLSLIIETEEKYMDLYTKPLLPNLSFKIRQGDSLVQEIADVSINLKDEMLSVPPSIRVKINELIDRKSSFFSGGRSADLREAKDIEKFEQEIFKEIVEFKIDEVNGNIKRLEQRIRQQKSQKNLFGEKSPDLKKQVKQLEQELGQQKINLDKYNKLINNIGNKTRKNYFLWELDFIEVFSQKGGFDIVIGNPPYVRQELIAPPLENQDNYSDDKWREIKKQYKEKLIQSVKNVWGNNVKIDKKSDLYVYFYYQGLSLLRPGGVFCFINSNSWLDVGYGVGLQEFLLKSMEPLFIIDNLKKRSFKQADVNTVIVLIRRPAEKLDDFTLKFVAFKKPFEEVLNAEVIKKIERADKPIFDDEDFRFYPKPKKELLEEGVEVPEKDELIKSDLEHLPYIGNKWGGNYLRAPEIYFKILEKGKGKLVRLGDVAKIEGYIHDNNTGDKYPKVRFIKSVRDLECILLDIHSEKIIMYGVKKSKKSRIISPIWFPRTLGNVQLIIWNSAKALGKEFYKIIPLHEEKIIPIVFQLNSTFGILQSELLGITNLGGGALKFSRYDIGLFKIIDNLKISLNRFKDFLILKQKGVIEELGFDPNKPIREQEPNPLPDRKALDDIIFDALGLTEKERKEVYWAVAELVKNRLEKARSV encoded by the coding sequence ATGCAGGAAATAGTAGAAAAACTTGCGCAGGAGTTTTCGCTTGGAAATCTTGAAGACTTCTTAAGAAGTAAAAACCCGGATTTTATGATTTATTCACCTCCGGAAAGGCTTTACGGTTATGAAGAGGACGCCTTTGAGGAGATATACAAAATCGGGGAGCTGAAACTCAAAGATGCAAAAAACTTATGGGTCTTTGCAATCAAGACCGCCGGAGAGCTGACAGAAAGAAGCAGTAAAAAGAGACAATATGAATTTGCTAAAAGGATTATCAAAGATTCTTTCATAAATGCAGGAATTTTTGTCTTTTACGACGATGCGAGAAACTTTCGATTTTCTCTTGTTTATAGTGTATCTCAGGGTACCAAGAGTAAATTTAGTTATTACAAGAGGTATACGTACTATGTTAGCCCTGAATTGACAAATAAGACTTTTAAGCAGGCTTTAAGAGATGCCGATTTTTCTTCGCTTGATAGAATTATCGAGGCATTTTCGGTTGAGAAGGTAACTGAAGAGTTTTTTGACGCTTATAAGTATGCCCTTAAAGAGGTTATTATTAAGTCCCTCTCAAAATATGATGCGCTGTATGAGAAAAAGCATTCCTTTGCTCAGCAGTTACTATCACGGATCTTGTTTATATATTTTCTGCAAAGAAAAAAATGGTTTAAGTGGAAAAATTATGTTCAGGATAAAAATTACATAAGAAACCTCTGGTTTAAATACAAGGATTGGAAGGAAAGCACCAGATCAGAAGACGTTTTTTATTCACGGTGGTTATCAAGCCTTTTTTTCGGTGCGTTCAATAGAAAATCGCATCTTATTTACGGAGGACTGCCCGAAGAAATAAAGGAATCTTTTAACCTTATGCCTTTCTTGAATGGTGGACTTTTCTCACGAACTGAGCTTGATGAACTTGGATTTGATTTACCCGATAATGTTTTTGAGTGGTTTTTCGAACCTGATGATAAAGACAAACGAAAGGGGTTTCTTGAGATCTTTAATTTCACCATTGATGAGTCAAGCCCGATCGATGTTGAAGTTGCTGTTGACCCTGAAATGCTTGGAAGAGTTTATGAATCTCTGATCGCTGAGGAAGAAAGAGGGAATGCTGGAATCTTTTATACACCAAGGGTTGAAATCGACTTTATGTGCAGACTATCCCTTGTAAATTATCTTGCCTCTGAGGAAAGCATATCGAAGGAAAAAATTATTGACTTTGTGTTTGAACCCCATAATAAGAACATTGAACTACCCAGTGAAGAACTACGAATTATAAAAGATAAGCTCGATAGAGTCAAAATTGTTGACCCGGCGGTTGGGTCTGCATCTTTTCTCGTTGGAATGTTGAATATTCTTGTAGAACTCCATTCAGAATTGACAGAGCGTCTTACAGATATAGGCGAAAATCTGTTTGCATTAAAGGAGAGAATTATACTTGAAAATCTATACGGCGTTGATGTGAAGGATTGGGCTGTAATGGTGGGTGAGTTAAGACTATGGCTTTCTTTAATTATAGAAACAGAAGAAAAGTATATGGACCTTTACACAAAACCACTTTTGCCAAATCTCTCCTTCAAGATTCGTCAAGGAGACTCTCTTGTTCAGGAGATAGCCGATGTTAGTATAAATCTTAAAGACGAAATGCTCAGTGTTCCTCCATCAATCAGGGTTAAGATAAACGAGTTGATTGATAGGAAATCAAGTTTCTTTTCAGGGGGTAGAAGCGCTGATTTAAGAGAGGCAAAGGATATCGAAAAGTTTGAACAGGAAATTTTTAAAGAGATTGTTGAGTTCAAAATTGATGAAGTAAATGGAAACATAAAAAGGTTAGAACAAAGGATTAGACAACAAAAATCTCAAAAAAATCTTTTTGGAGAGAAAAGTCCGGATTTAAAAAAGCAAGTTAAACAACTTGAGCAGGAACTTGGACAGCAAAAAATAAACCTGGACAAATACAACAAGCTCATAAACAACATTGGTAATAAAACCCGGAAGAATTACTTCCTTTGGGAACTGGACTTCATTGAGGTCTTCTCTCAAAAAGGAGGTTTTGACATCGTTATTGGAAATCCCCCTTATGTGCGGCAGGAACTTATTGCACCACCTCTTGAAAATCAAGACAACTATAGCGATGACAAGTGGAGAGAGATTAAAAAACAATACAAAGAAAAACTCATTCAATCAGTAAAAAATGTATGGGGAAATAATGTAAAAATTGATAAAAAAAGCGATCTTTATGTTTACTTTTACTATCAAGGATTATCGCTTTTGCGTCCTGGTGGAGTGTTTTGTTTTATCAATTCCAATTCCTGGCTTGATGTTGGCTATGGTGTAGGACTTCAGGAATTTTTGCTTAAGAGTATGGAGCCTCTTTTTATCATTGATAATCTTAAAAAACGCTCCTTTAAGCAAGCAGATGTAAATACAGTGATTGTTTTAATCAGAAGACCGGCTGAAAAACTTGATGATTTTACCCTAAAATTCGTTGCCTTTAAAAAACCTTTTGAAGAGGTGCTGAATGCAGAAGTTATTAAAAAAATTGAAAGAGCTGATAAACCCATATTTGATGATGAAGACTTCAGATTTTATCCTAAGCCAAAAAAGGAACTGCTGGAAGAAGGCGTTGAGGTGCCAGAAAAAGATGAATTGATAAAAAGTGATTTAGAACATCTTCCATACATTGGCAACAAATGGGGTGGAAATTACCTCAGAGCACCTGAGATTTACTTTAAGATTCTGGAAAAAGGAAAAGGGAAACTGGTAAGACTTGGGGATGTTGCAAAAATTGAAGGCTATATTCATGATAATAATACAGGCGACAAGTACCCAAAAGTTAGATTTATAAAATCTGTTCGAGATTTGGAATGTATTTTATTAGATATTCACTCTGAAAAGATAATCATGTATGGAGTTAAAAAGTCTAAGAAATCTCGAATTATATCTCCAATATGGTTCCCCAGAACATTAGGAAATGTTCAATTGATTATCTGGAACAGTGCAAAAGCATTAGGTAAAGAATTTTACAAAATAATACCACTTCATGAAGAGAAAATTATTCCGATAGTTTTTCAGTTAAATTCAACCTTTGGAATTCTTCAAAGTGAACTATTAGGTATTACAAATTTAGGTGGAGGGGCACTTAAGTTTTCGCGATATGATATTGGACTTTTTAAAATAATCGACAATCTCAAAATATCACTAAATAGATTTAAAGATTTTTTAATTCTTAAGCAAAAAGGCGTTATAGAAGAACTTGGCTTTGATCCAAACAAACCCATCCGTGAACAGGAACCCAATCCTTTGCCTGACCGAAAAGCCCTTGACGACATCATTTTTGACGCCCTCGGTCTAACCGAAAAGGAAAGGAAAGAGGTCTATTGGGCAGTAGCTGAATTAGTAAAAAATAGATTGGAAAAGGCAAGGAGTGTGTAA